In the Telopea speciosissima isolate NSW1024214 ecotype Mountain lineage chromosome 6, Tspe_v1, whole genome shotgun sequence genome, AACCTCCAAGCAGTGCTCCCCATGCACTAGCATTAGCCTCCATAGGCATAGTCGCAATCAGTTTAACGTCTTCCTTTATAAGGCCAGCCCTAGCAAGGAGATCAATGACACACCCATAATGTTCAACCTTTGGCTCAATATCATATGTGGTGCTCATTGTAGCCAATAGTCTCTGACCTTCGTTAATCATCCCAGCATGGCTACATGCACTAAGCATAGCAACAAATGTTATATCATCAGGCACCACATTCTCCACTTGCATTTGTGTAAAGAGATGAAATGCTTTCTTGGCATGACCATGCATGGCCATGCCAGCTATAATGGTATTCCAAGCAAGAACATCTTTGTAATTTATAGAACAGAATATATGTGCTGCTTTGGAAATGCTTCCACATTTAGAATACATGTCTACTAGTGCAGTCCCTAGGATGGTGTTGATTGCTATTTTGTTGTCATCAATGTATTTGTGTAAGCGGACCCCAAGATCCAAAGCACCCAAATGAGCACAAGCTGATAACAGGCTGACCATAGTTGCCTCAGTTGGTTTTATACCTAGAACCTGCATCTCATCAAACAAGTAGAGAGCATCATTCGAGCGGCCACTCTGTGCATAACATGCCAACATTGCATTCCAAGACACTACATCTCTTCGAGGCATCATTCCAAAAATTCCACGGGCAGCCTCTATATCCCCAGATTTGACATACCCTACCAACATAGAATTCCAAGAAACCACATTTTTCTCAGGTATTTCACCAAATAGTCTCTTTGCATCTTCAATATTCTCAATTGTACTATACCCATTAATCATCGTGTTCCAAGAAATCACATCTCTGCAGACCATCTTCTCAAACACGGATAAAGCAAGCTCCATTTTACCATATTTTGCATAACCATCAATCATTGCATTCCAAGAAACCACATCTCTATCAGAACACACGTCAAACACTTGTTTCGCATCATCTACATATTCATCATTCGCATACATATGAATTAAGGAGCTACGGATATAAGAATCTGCTTCAAGACCAATTTTTACCAAATGGGTATGAACCAAAACTCTGAATGAAGTCATGCTCGATTCAGTACATGCTTTGATTACAAAAGGGAAGGTAAAATTATTGGGTTGAAAACCTCTGTTGTGCATAGTTTGATACAATGAGATAGCTTCCCGTGGACTTTTACTTGTGGAAAGACCTCTTATAAGAAAGTTCCAAGAAATGACAGTTGGGTTTGATAGTTGATTGAAAAGGGCTTTGGCATAATCTAAACTTCCATTAGGTGAGACAGCACAATAAGAGATTAGCCTTTCAACTGCAATTAAGACCTCATAGGGAGAagggttttcttctttgatgaTTTGGGCTTGGATTTGCTTGAGCTCCGTCATGTTCTTGCATGAATCTAagagagaaagaacaagaagagacTTTGAGGTTAAACATCTTACTGTACTCCGGGTGTTGTTCATGGAAAACTAGATCTTGAATATTTTGAAAGACTTTCAGAAGggggaaagttttttttttcccacatcAGTGATCTCTCGCTCTGAGCAATCTACGAGACTCGAACGATAATAGAAATAGTATGACAAATTTAAAGAACCGAAATCCAAGCTTCAAACCATAGTAATGACCGAGAGCCTTAATGGATCAAAAGTTATACCCGGACATGAACCATTAGTGATTCACCTtctacaaaaaaacaaaaatgaaacatTAGTGATTAATCTAAGGGTATTACTTTAAACCATCATTTAAAAAAGTCTATCTGAACCGTATATTGAATGGACCATTTAACAATGTCTAATTGAACCATTTATCGAATcgagtttctttttcttgttacGAAATATCAACGAAAGACTGGCACAATAGTTACTTTAGCGACTGCAAAAGCTACCCTGTGGATGGCAAGTCTGAAGTGAAATAGTGATTCTGACTATACCTTTgttgtggttttattttaactctaCAATCATCTAATTAGATTATCATTGTATGGGAAACTCACTCGTCCTATGTTCTAAGTCCCTGATTGCTTCGACAAAACTGACTGACTAATAATTGTTTGATTAGATTTTGATTTTACATATtgtaaaaaaaatgtttatattttaattttggatcAATATAATTATCGGTTCACAAAGTTTCGAACAATTTAAAACTGATAGACTCATAAACCAAATAAAACtagatacaaaccaattacaagCAGATTAAGCTGAATAACTAAACCGTTTAAGTCAAATAAAAGTGATAATAAACCGattaaaatcaattaaaatcGAATAATTAAATCAAGGCGcgttgttctttgtgccgcagtggAGGTTgcacccaagcacatgggcctgccactcagggggcagggtggtcattgcgctcatccccatgtgcctaggcgcagcctacactgcggcacaaagaacattctcccttaatgTAAGAACCATGGCTTctgaaaaatccaaattcgccCAACAGGGGGTTGGTTCTTGATGCGAACCGGATCTCGCCGGTGAACCCTAAAAGCAAGGACCCCGATCCCTCTAAGATGCAAATGGGTAAAATTGAAGCCGCCACCTAGAaggggtctaggacccacaaataTTCCCACTAGGGGAAAgactaatgactcaatggataaaGGCTGAGGTCCACCCAGATcattgggtaagtgtcaagttacagactgggaaggtgttaggcacccagacCGCCCGGCCCATAGTCGGTCATCCTTCTTTTGACCATTTGCTTGAATTAGTCTCGCTTGCAACCCTAAAACTAATTATTCTAGATCTAAGTCATCCTAAAACTGAGCACCTAAGACTAGGCATCTGTGTACAGATTGATCAACCCTACACCAAGTTCCTATATCATTCTACCCTAGGGTATTTAATGTGATCAAATCGACATAACACACAATTAAGCTAATTAAAAATGATGAATATATATACAATCTAATCACATCAGGACATGCAATATATAGCTAAATTATTCTAATTTGGCTAGTCATGGCATGCATTGAATTCACATAATCAAAACATACAAATCTACTAATCCTACTCATGTCAAGTAAGCAAAAAAGAATTCCTAAACATTTATGGGCTAGATGACAGGCTAGCCCGAATCCCGTCCTACATATCCACGTCCCACGGGGCCCAATATATTTCGTGCTTCGACTCATGGCCACCGGATGGGCTCTTTCCTTCTCACACGCTCGAATTCTAAGGCCGACCAAAAGGCATCAAGTGATACAACCCTGAGATTCCACTTTAGACAGTAACATGCACTCAAACCCAAGTGTGGGTTCTAGCCTCTCCACTCACGGCCTAATCTTGGCCGATTGGCCGATgcccaaaccaaagccaaaGCCAAAGCCAATTGGCCCCAAATCAATATGGGCCTTAATCTATTGATGGTTTATGGGCTCAAATAAAAGCTACTAAAAAGACAATAAAGGACTTTCCAATTAGTGTAGATTTGATCCAAAACTGACCTAAATAATAGAATCAAAGAAGATTGAAATACCCATCTGATCTTGGAACGGGCTGGATTTTACAACTAGGTTCATTAATGGGCCTGGTTGAGATTTCCCAAAGTAGGAAATGGGCTTTATCAATGGGCCTGTACAGATTTTACAGATGCTCTTTGACAAAAGGATCTAATAGGAATGGACCTATGAATGGGCTGTTATTAACATCAGATTTGGGCCTTGAAACACATCCATGATTACCCATCCTCCTCCAAAGCCAAATATATAGTGTCTAATACAGTAAACCAAATTGTTGGGATCTATTTGAGAGACAAACTTCAAGAATGGTTTCCCTTTGGAATTACGAACTTGACAATATCATGACAAAGACCACAGAAACATATATCGTTTCAGATCTAAAGCTAAACACAGAGAATGATAAAAGATCAGACTCACACATGGCAagaatcataaaaaataaatgacagCAACATAGTTACAGATCCATCATACATGGCAagaataataaacaaaa is a window encoding:
- the LOC122664882 gene encoding pentatricopeptide repeat-containing protein At1g08070, chloroplastic-like, which translates into the protein MNNTRSTVRCLTSKSLLVLSLLDSCKNMTELKQIQAQIIKEENPSPYEVLIAVERLISYCAVSPNGSLDYAKALFNQLSNPTVISWNFLIRGLSTSKSPREAISLYQTMHNRGFQPNNFTFPFVIKACTESSMTSFRVLVHTHLVKIGLEADSYIRSSLIHMYANDEYVDDAKQVFDVCSDRDVVSWNAMIDGYAKYGKMELALSVFEKMVCRDVISWNTMINGYSTIENIEDAKRLFGEIPEKNVVSWNSMLVGYVKSGDIEAARGIFGMMPRRDVVSWNAMLACYAQSGRSNDALYLFDEMQVLGIKPTEATMVSLLSACAHLGALDLGVRLHKYIDDNKIAINTILGTALVDMYSKCGSISKAAHIFCSINYKDVLAWNTIIAGMAMHGHAKKAFHLFTQMQVENVVPDDITFVAMLSACSHAGMINEGQRLLATMSTTYDIEPKVEHYGCVIDLLARAGLIKEDVKLIATMPMEANASAWGALLGGCRIHENIEVGEVVGKCLINLQPHHSGRYVILSNLYATAKRWDDVRKVRNLMRSKGVAKLPGVSMIELKGIVHQFVASDRSHPESDQIYKKLSKISTQLKNILGYLPDTLQVLLDIEEEEKEHVLLVHSEKLAIAFGFIHLGPLDLIRVVKNLRVCSDCHTITKLISKVYGREIIVRDKNRFHQLKDGRCSCMDYW